The uncultured Mailhella sp. genome segment CGCCGTCACCGGCGTGTGCTGCGCCCAGGCAAGATGCATGGGGCCGGAATCGTTGGTCACGTAGTCGTCCAGACGGCCCAGCACGGCGGCCAGAGAAAGCAGCGACGTTCTGCCCGAAAGGTCGAGAAACCGGGGCTCGTCCCCGCGAACGCCCGCAAGACTCCGCACCTTCGCGGCGGTTTCCTCTTCGCCGGGGCCCGCCAGAAGCACGACGTTCACGTTCTGCTCCAGCGCCCGGCGCAGGATAAAGGCAAAGCCTTCCGGAGTCCAGCGCTTGGTAGGCCACACCGAACCGGGATGCAGACCTATGGTTTTGCCCTCGGGCAGCGGCGAAAGCAGCGCCCCTGCCTCTTCCACGGCGCGGGGCGGCAGCGAAAGCTCGGGCCAGCGCAACGTTTCGTCGTTCAGCACTGCGCGGGGCACGTCCAGAGCTTCCGCGAGAAGCAGCAGACGTTCTATTTCCTGAAGTTCATGGAAACGGCGGCCGATGCGGCGCGTAAAGACGAAGCGCGAAAGCGCGGCCTCGGCATAGCCCACGCGCACCGGCGCGCGGCTGGCCCACGCCATGTACGAACTGCGAAGGCTGAGATGCGCGTCCACCCAGATGTCGTAGGCGCGCCCCGCAATGCCGCGTCCCTCGCGAAACATTGCGGCCAGGCCCTTGTCCTTTCCGCGCTTGTCGCAGGAGAACACGCGGGAAATCTCGGGCTGAGCCTCGTACAGGGAGGCCAGTCCGCCGCGCACGTAGAAATCCAGCTCCGCGTCGGGCCAGGCGGCCTTGAGCACGCGGATGAGCGGCAACGTAAGAACGGAATCTCCGAGAAACGCGGTGTTCCAGACGGCGATGCGCATGACGACCTCAGCAGATGCGGGGCAGCTGCGCCCCTTCCAGCATGGAAAGAAGTCTTGAGCCGCCCATAAAGGTGCGCAGTTCCACGCGGGGCTTTTCCGCAGCCGTAATGCTGCCGATGATCGCGGCCTCGGCGCCGAATTCGCACGACTTCATCACCTCGAGCGCCGCCTGCGCCTTTTCCCCGGGCAGAATGCAGATGAGCTTGCCCTCATTGGCAAGATAGAGCGGGTCCAGACCAAGCACGTCGCAGCCTGCGCGCACGCTGTCATGCACGGGCACGGCGCTCTCCTCCACCACGCAGCCCACGCCGGACTGCTCGGCTATTTCGTTGAGCGTGGTGGCAAGGCCGCCGCGCGTGGGATCGCGCAGCACGTGAATGTCGCCCACTTCCGTGATGAGCCGCTCCACCATGCGGTTCAGTGGCGCGCTGTCGCTCGCTGCGTCCCCGGCAAAGGAAAGGCCGTCGCGTCTTGCCATGACGGTCAGCCCATGATCGCCCATGGAACCGCTCACGAGCACGGCGTCGCCGGGGCGGGCCGCATGTCCGGAAGGCGCAGGCGAGGCGATCACTTCCCCCACGCCCGCCGTAGTGATGAACATCTTGTCGCACGCGCCCCTGGGAACCACCTTGGTGTCGCCGGTCACGATGTCCACGCCAGCCTTTTTCGCGGCGCGGGCCATGTCTTCCACCACGCGCTCAAGCACGTCGAGCTCCAGCCCTTCCTCTATGATGAAGGCGCAGGAAAGATACCGGGGACGCGCGCCCAGCATGGACACGTCGTTCACCGTACCGTGTACCGCCAGAGAGCCGATGCTGCCGCCCGGGAAAAACAGCGGCGTCACGGTGTAGCCGTCGGTGCTCATGGCCACGGGCCCCTTCAGATCAAGCAGGGCCGCATCGTCCATGCGGCGCAGAATGCCGTTGTCAAAATGCCGGAGAAAAACATCGGCGATAAGCCGCTGCGACGCTCTGCCGCCGCTTCCGCTGTCGAGAAGAATCTTCATGGCTGGCCCTTGGAAAAACAAAGAAAATTCAGGCCCGAAAGGCCCGGACCTTCCGCCCCGAACGCGCGGCGGAAAGTCACATGCAGGGCGCAACCCTAGCACAAATCCGGGCAAAGGGAAACGCCCGGGCCCCCGCCCTTCTCGGGAGGGAGTCCGGGCGTCGCACGAACCTGGAGCAATGTCGAACAAACGGAGCGGCCTTTCCGCGGCGCTCCGAATGGGGCGGGATGTCGAAGAGCGACGTTCCTTACAGACGCGAAGCGTACACGGCCGCGATCTGCTCTTCCGAGAGCGGCACGTAGTTGTTGCGCAGAAGTCTCTGCTGCGTGGCAAGCACGCTGGAGGCAAATGCGGGAACGTCGGTTTCCGTCATGCCGTATTCACGCAGACGCTTCAGCGGAAGAATGGCCGACAGCAGATCGCCGAGCCTGTCGAACGCTTCGTCCTTTCCGCAGTCGAGCAGCGACGCCAGAAACGCTTCCAGCTCCGCAAGACGACCATCGTTCCTGACGGCTCGGTAGGCCTTCAGCACCGCCACGAACACCGAATAGTTGGACTCGCCGTGCGGCACGTGATAGGTGCCGCCGAGCGGATAGCTCAGCGCATGCACGGCGGCGCATCCTGCCGTGCCGAAGGCCAGTCCCGCAAAGTTGCTGGCAATGAGAAAGTCCTTCATGAGCGACTCGCGGGCCTGCGGGCCGTCGCGGCGGATGACCTGATAGCCGCGCAGAATCATTTCCATGGCCTTCACGCTGAAAATGTGGGTGTAGGGCGTGGCGCGGGGTGAAAGCGCCGACTCCACGGCATGCACCAGCGCGTCGATGGAACTTGTGGCAAATACGCCGTAAGGCAGACTGGAAAGCAGCTCGGGCACAAGCACGGCCTTCGAGGCGAACATGGCGGGAGACACCAGGCCCATCTTGGTTCCCAGCGTCGTTCTGTTGAGAATGGAAATATTGGTCACTTCGCTGCCCGTTCCGCAGGTCGTGGGCAGAATGATCAGCTCGCGCCGCGCGGAAAGATTGGCCATGTCGCGGTACAGATCGTCCACACGGGCGCCTTCCGGAGCCACGGCCAGCACCTTGGCGATGTCGATGATGGTGCCCCCGCCCACGGCAATGACGCGGCGGCAGCTCTTGCCTTCTATGCTCTCAAGAATGGCGTTCACCATGACGTCGGAAGGTTCGCCCGCTCCGAACGCCTCCTGATACACGACCGACGCCGGCAGATTCATGGAGCCGAAAAAGGGCTCGTAGATGTACTTGTTGGTCAGGATGATATCGTCGGCCGAAATGCGGAACTGTTCCGCGAATTCACGGCAGGTGTCGAAGTAATGAAGTTCCGGTTTGAACTGTAGCTGCAGCATGATTTCCTCCTGCGTTGATATGCAAACCATGCCCCGTGTTCTGCACGTTCCGTGCCATATAAAAATTTATTTTATTTTTCAGCGTATTAGTATAAGCAAGCCCCGATTTCTTCTCCCTCATTTGCATATTCGCAAAACAGAACCGCCGACGCCCGGGCAGCCGGAAGGGCGAGCTTGCAAAAGGATCAGTGAATTTCCACGGACAGCCCCTCTTCCTGAAAGATGTCCACAATGGCTTCCAGTCTTTCCTGCGGCAAAGCCAGCTGTCCGTAGCTGAAAGGCAGCCCCATCTGGGCGTACTTGTCCTGACAGATCGGGGAAAAAACCTCAAGAATGTGAAAGAACGAGCCGGTGCGCTTCACGATGCGGGCGATGTTGCGCATGGTGGTGTCGTCGTCGTTGAAGTCGGGAACAATCAGGGTGCGGCTGTTGATTTCCAGCTGCGGAAATTCCGCCACGATGCGCTCGAAGTTGCAGAGAATGCGGGAATTGTCCACGCCTGTTCCCCGGCGGTGGGCCAGAGGATCGCTGTGCTGAATGCTGAAAAACAGCAGGTCCGTTTCCCGCAGGGCGGCGATGGTGTGCGGGGCATCGAGATCGAAAAATCCGCAGGTTTCCATGGCGGTGTGCAGTCCCTCGGCATGCGCAAGGCGCATGAGCGCGGCCGCTTCCTGCGGATGCATCATGGGCTCGCCCCCGGAAAGCGTAATGCCGCCCCCGTTCATGACGTAGTCCTTGTCCTTGAGCACGTCCTCCATGATTTCCTCCGGGCTCATGAGGCGGCTGCTCATGAACAGCGCTCCGGACGGGCAGCGGGAAACGCATTCTCCGCAGTTGACGCAGCGGTCGCGGGCCACGCGTATGGCGTTCTTGCTGCTGTAGATGGCGGAACTCGAACAGGAATCCAGGCAGTGACCACACAGGGACTGACCTATGCACTTTTCCGTATTGCAAACGAGCACGGGGCGGTTCAGGCGGCATTCCGGGTTGCAGCACCAGAAGCAGCGCAGCGGGCATCCGGCAAAGAAAATCGTGGTGCGCAGTCCGTGTCCCGGACAGGGGGAAAAATGCTGGATTCCGCTGACGAGGCAGCGCAAGGATTCATGGGACATATTTTTTCTCCTGCGCAGCATGTTTCTGCACCAGATGATATTTGACGAGCTTGCGCCAGAGCGTGGAAAAATGAACGTCGAGCGCTTCCGAAACCGCCTGGATGGACCCGTAACGCTCCATGGCCCGCTCAAGATAGCTCTTTTCAAAGGCGGCCAGGGCATCCTTGAGCGAGAGCCTGCCATCCTCCAGCTCCGGCAGCTCCGTAAGCCGGGCCGACGAGCCGGCGGGCTGCGTGATGTCCGGCAGAGACACATGTTCCACCCGCGCCTGCTCCGTCAGCTGGTATTCCTGCTGCAGCCTGGCGGGCAGATCGTGCAGCCCCAGCGTATCGCCTTCGCTCATCACGAGCAGCCATTCCATGATGTTGATGAGCTCCCGCATGTTGCCCCGGAACGGATACCGCAAAAGCCAGTGCAAAAGCTCGGGAGACATTTTCTTGGAGGCGCTGTTCTGCGTATTGTACTGCTCGATGAGCTGATCGATCATGGCCCGCACGTCTTCCGGCCGTTCGCGCAGGGGCGGAATGACGAGAGGAATGACGTTGAGCCGGTAAAACAGATCCCGCCGGAAATTCCCCTTTTCCACCTCCTCGGCCAGATTCTTGTTGGTGGCGGCAAGAATGCGGATGTCCACCGACGTCCTCTTTGTGCCGCCCACACGGATGAAAGATTTTTTTTCAAATACTTCCAGGAGCTTTGACTGAAGACTGTATTGCAACTCGCCGATTTCGTCCAGAAAAAGCATGCCCTTGTCCGCTGTTTCGATAAGGCCCATCTTGCCGTGGGCGCTTGCGCCGGTGAACGCGCCTTTCTCGTAGCCGAAGAGTTCGCTTTCCAGAAGCTGTTCGGGAATGGCTCCGCAGTTGATGACCACGAAGGGGCGGGAACTGCGGCTGCTGTTGTTGTGGATGAGCGAGGCAAGCATGGTCTTGCCCACGCCGGATTCTCCGGTGATAAGCACGCACGAGCTGGTCTTGCTCACCTTGAGCGCCTGCTGCACCACCTGATTCATGACGGAGCTGTGGATGGTAAAGCCCGAGGCGTTGCACAGTCTCTGCAGTTCGGCCGAAGGCAGGCTGGGCTTGGGCGCGGCGGAAACCGACGTCTTCGTTTCCGGCTCCGCGGGGGAGGGAGCCGGATGCTTGAGCTGGAGCATCACGCGGAACAGATTGCCCGAATCGTCGAACGAAGGCGTGGCGCAGCCCTGAAAGACCTGTCCCGTGGGAAGCGCGACCGGCATGGTCACGCGCTTTCTGGACTCGCTCGCCTGCTTGAAGAGCGAAACCAGATTGCGGGGAGAGCGCTGAATATCCTCGATGTGCCGGCCCACCAGCCCCTGACGGCCCAGCAGGATGAGTTTTTCATAGGCGGAGTTGACGTGACGCACCTCGCCGCGGCGGTTCAGCGAGAGAAAGACGTCCTCGAACTGATCGACCACGGTTTCAAATTCGCGCACGATGTTCTGATACTCGGGAAACTCATGCACCACGGCGTTGAAATTGTTGATGTCCTGCATCATGGTGATGACGCCAGCCGTTCCGCCGTTGTGCCTGACGGGCATGCGGCTCACCAGCACGGTGGCCATGGGCAGGCGCAGCAGGGAGCAGACCTGCGGAATGCCCGTGGCCAGCACTTTTTTCACTTCCACCCAGTCGTGCGGACTGAAATCCGCGAGAGGAAATCCCGCTCTGGGAATGCTGCTGCCCTGATGCAGCAGCTGCGCCGCCTGATTGACGTGATAAAGAACGCCTTCGGCGTCAACAAGCAGCACGCCCACGGAAAGAGCCTCGGTAAAGGTCCGTATTTCCTCAAGGGGAAGGAAGGACAGCGAGGATACGGGGAGCTTTTCTTCTCTGATGGATTTCGTCATGGCAACGCCGCCTGCTATCGGGCGCTCTGGAGCGGACATTTGTAGGTGAACGCCGCTGAGGGGAAGGAGTATCCCTGAGCGTTGAAGCTCGGAATATTGAGAAACAAACTATTGTACTCATAAGGGGAGTTGCGCAACAACGTCAATTCTGCAGGGCTTAGAACCTGAAAGCGCAAAAACCAGTGCGACTGCCTGCACCATGTCTGAATCACGGAAGCGAGCGTGTCGAGCCCGGTGGAACCGCACACCTGGCCGGGCAGCAGCGTGGCAAACATGACCCGCGCGCCCAGAGACGGAATGTCTGGATTCTGCGCCGCCACCTCCGAACTCAGCGCCACGGTCGGCCCCATGCTGCTCACAATGTGGGACGGCGTCACGCCGAAGGAGAAATTAGTGCCCGCGAAACGGCCGTCGGCCGTGGCCCCGGAAACCCGTCCCATGGCAATGTGCGCCTTCACTGGCACATAGAATATTTCTCCGCGGCCGCCGTAGCTGTTCACCTCGCTGCGGGCGCGGACAAGAAGAAA includes the following:
- a CDS encoding glycosyltransferase family 9 protein, producing MRIAVWNTAFLGDSVLTLPLIRVLKAAWPDAELDFYVRGGLASLYEAQPEISRVFSCDKRGKDKGLAAMFREGRGIAGRAYDIWVDAHLSLRSSYMAWASRAPVRVGYAEAALSRFVFTRRIGRRFHELQEIERLLLLAEALDVPRAVLNDETLRWPELSLPPRAVEEAGALLSPLPEGKTIGLHPGSVWPTKRWTPEGFAFILRRALEQNVNVVLLAGPGEEETAAKVRSLAGVRGDEPRFLDLSGRTSLLSLAAVLGRLDDYVTNDSGPMHLAWAQHTPVTALFGPTVQALGFAPRGGESTVIETELSCRPCGLHGHKTCPKGHFACMKNIDPEAVWRDVERKLAARTQE
- the hypE gene encoding hydrogenase expression/formation protein HypE, which codes for MKILLDSGSGGRASQRLIADVFLRHFDNGILRRMDDAALLDLKGPVAMSTDGYTVTPLFFPGGSIGSLAVHGTVNDVSMLGARPRYLSCAFIIEEGLELDVLERVVEDMARAAKKAGVDIVTGDTKVVPRGACDKMFITTAGVGEVIASPAPSGHAARPGDAVLVSGSMGDHGLTVMARRDGLSFAGDAASDSAPLNRMVERLITEVGDIHVLRDPTRGGLATTLNEIAEQSGVGCVVEESAVPVHDSVRAGCDVLGLDPLYLANEGKLICILPGEKAQAALEVMKSCEFGAEAAIIGSITAAEKPRVELRTFMGGSRLLSMLEGAQLPRIC
- a CDS encoding 4-hydroxybutyrate dehydrogenase; its protein translation is MLQLQFKPELHYFDTCREFAEQFRISADDIILTNKYIYEPFFGSMNLPASVVYQEAFGAGEPSDVMVNAILESIEGKSCRRVIAVGGGTIIDIAKVLAVAPEGARVDDLYRDMANLSARRELIILPTTCGTGSEVTNISILNRTTLGTKMGLVSPAMFASKAVLVPELLSSLPYGVFATSSIDALVHAVESALSPRATPYTHIFSVKAMEMILRGYQVIRRDGPQARESLMKDFLIASNFAGLAFGTAGCAAVHALSYPLGGTYHVPHGESNYSVFVAVLKAYRAVRNDGRLAELEAFLASLLDCGKDEAFDRLGDLLSAILPLKRLREYGMTETDVPAFASSVLATQQRLLRNNYVPLSEEQIAAVYASRL
- a CDS encoding glycyl-radical enzyme activating protein, whose translation is MSHESLRCLVSGIQHFSPCPGHGLRTTIFFAGCPLRCFWCCNPECRLNRPVLVCNTEKCIGQSLCGHCLDSCSSSAIYSSKNAIRVARDRCVNCGECVSRCPSGALFMSSRLMSPEEIMEDVLKDKDYVMNGGGITLSGGEPMMHPQEAAALMRLAHAEGLHTAMETCGFFDLDAPHTIAALRETDLLFFSIQHSDPLAHRRGTGVDNSRILCNFERIVAEFPQLEINSRTLIVPDFNDDDTTMRNIARIVKRTGSFFHILEVFSPICQDKYAQMGLPFSYGQLALPQERLEAIVDIFQEEGLSVEIH
- a CDS encoding sigma 54-interacting transcriptional regulator encodes the protein MTKSIREEKLPVSSLSFLPLEEIRTFTEALSVGVLLVDAEGVLYHVNQAAQLLHQGSSIPRAGFPLADFSPHDWVEVKKVLATGIPQVCSLLRLPMATVLVSRMPVRHNGGTAGVITMMQDINNFNAVVHEFPEYQNIVREFETVVDQFEDVFLSLNRRGEVRHVNSAYEKLILLGRQGLVGRHIEDIQRSPRNLVSLFKQASESRKRVTMPVALPTGQVFQGCATPSFDDSGNLFRVMLQLKHPAPSPAEPETKTSVSAAPKPSLPSAELQRLCNASGFTIHSSVMNQVVQQALKVSKTSSCVLITGESGVGKTMLASLIHNNSSRSSRPFVVINCGAIPEQLLESELFGYEKGAFTGASAHGKMGLIETADKGMLFLDEIGELQYSLQSKLLEVFEKKSFIRVGGTKRTSVDIRILAATNKNLAEEVEKGNFRRDLFYRLNVIPLVIPPLRERPEDVRAMIDQLIEQYNTQNSASKKMSPELLHWLLRYPFRGNMRELINIMEWLLVMSEGDTLGLHDLPARLQQEYQLTEQARVEHVSLPDITQPAGSSARLTELPELEDGRLSLKDALAAFEKSYLERAMERYGSIQAVSEALDVHFSTLWRKLVKYHLVQKHAAQEKKYVP